In Rhodoligotrophos defluvii, a genomic segment contains:
- a CDS encoding site-specific integrase has translation MEISDQTTSLDPYFASFEDSFSAKNYKPDTLANYRYLLRRFGRLLETEGIAPSALTPELAVELGRRLPVTPKSQIKVPNLARLFVAHLIEIGVATRPPLTPAQAERAELLSNFETYLLQQRGLSPRTIYHVLRFADRFLDHRFGDNMLDLPAMNIRDVVAFMEHLLARKHPFRDKTPATHLRSFFQYLFAQGLTTTNLSLSVPRTHKPWGARLPRHLSPDEVEAVLASVRVNPRRGARDYAMLMLMARLGLRAPEVIAMQLDDVDWRAGELLVRGKGQRHDRLPIPPDVGEAIIGYLQQERTSTTTRTLFVTHRAPNRPFKDSQVINDILKEAFAATGVKPPTPYVGSHVLRHSLATNMVRSGASLEEIGDLLRHRSRATTMIYAKLDTDGLRSIAQSWPVAEEAR, from the coding sequence ATGGAAATATCAGATCAGACTACCTCCCTTGATCCCTACTTCGCGTCGTTCGAGGACAGTTTTTCTGCAAAGAACTACAAACCCGATACCCTGGCGAATTACCGATACCTGCTTCGCCGCTTCGGGCGATTGCTCGAAACCGAGGGCATTGCACCCTCGGCGTTGACGCCAGAACTTGCCGTCGAACTAGGGCGACGGTTGCCGGTCACACCAAAAAGCCAGATCAAGGTTCCCAATCTTGCCAGGCTGTTTGTCGCGCATCTGATTGAGATCGGGGTGGCGACACGGCCACCGTTGACACCTGCGCAGGCCGAACGTGCAGAGTTGCTGAGCAATTTTGAAACCTATCTTCTGCAGCAGCGCGGCCTCAGCCCGCGAACGATTTATCATGTGCTGCGGTTCGCGGATCGCTTCCTCGATCATCGCTTTGGTGACAATATGCTCGATCTTCCGGCGATGAACATCCGGGATGTCGTGGCGTTCATGGAGCACCTGCTCGCGCGCAAGCACCCGTTCCGCGACAAGACGCCGGCCACGCATCTGCGCAGCTTCTTCCAGTATCTGTTCGCACAGGGCCTGACGACGACCAACCTGTCGCTCAGCGTGCCTAGGACGCATAAGCCCTGGGGCGCCAGGCTTCCGCGTCATCTGTCTCCCGATGAGGTGGAGGCAGTTCTGGCCTCGGTACGGGTCAATCCGCGGCGCGGCGCCCGCGACTACGCAATGCTGATGCTGATGGCCCGCCTCGGCTTGCGCGCACCGGAGGTCATCGCGATGCAGCTTGATGACGTGGACTGGCGGGCCGGCGAGTTGCTGGTCCGTGGAAAAGGCCAGCGTCATGATCGGTTGCCAATCCCGCCCGACGTCGGCGAAGCCATCATCGGCTATTTGCAGCAGGAGCGAACGTCAACGACCACGCGCACGCTGTTCGTGACGCACCGAGCGCCAAACCGCCCATTCAAGGACAGCCAGGTCATAAACGACATCTTGAAGGAAGCGTTCGCGGCGACGGGCGTGAAGCCGCCGACGCCCTATGTGGGCTCGCATGTTCTGCGCCACAGCCTAGCGACGAATATGGTGCGCTCCGGCGCATCGCTTGAGGAAATCGGCGATCTGCTACGGCATCGGTCGCGGGCGACGACGATGATCTACGCGAAACTCGACACGGATGGCCTACGCTCCATCGCCCAATCTTGGCCCGTCGCGGAGGAGGCACGATGA
- a CDS encoding tyrosine-type recombinase/integrase, whose amino-acid sequence MSFLAELDRYVTLRRVLGADLSTDARILRRFATFADRDGAQHVNTNLVMRWLESLPSASPGTRATRFRVARQFAEWLHGIDPRHEAPPRGLVPGRLQRVHPYIYSEAEIVAIIDQARTLPSVYGLRGLTCSTLFGLIAVTGLRISEALGLDPADLEVESGILHVRQGKFGKERLLPLDHSVVQRLESYGRERDRLLGRRPGAFFVTCEGHRLGDCSARYNFAHVCQQIGLREPQLYLRHGRGPRIHDLRHTFAVRTMLNWYRSGKDVSREMIKLTTWLGHASPANTYWYLEAVPELLELASSRMTGVAAEAGIR is encoded by the coding sequence ATGAGCTTCCTTGCCGAACTTGACCGCTACGTGACTCTCAGAAGAGTCCTCGGCGCCGATCTGAGTACCGATGCACGGATACTCCGTCGCTTCGCCACCTTCGCCGACCGCGATGGCGCGCAGCACGTGAACACCAATCTGGTCATGCGCTGGCTCGAGAGCCTGCCATCCGCCAGTCCCGGAACCCGGGCAACACGCTTCAGGGTGGCCCGTCAATTTGCGGAATGGTTGCATGGCATTGATCCGAGGCACGAGGCTCCACCCCGAGGATTGGTGCCTGGCCGCCTTCAACGCGTGCATCCATATATTTATAGCGAAGCTGAAATCGTTGCGATCATCGATCAGGCGCGGACGTTACCATCGGTCTACGGCCTGCGTGGCCTGACCTGCTCGACGCTCTTCGGGCTGATCGCCGTGACCGGACTTCGGATCAGCGAAGCTCTCGGTCTCGATCCTGCTGACCTGGAGGTTGAATCCGGCATTCTTCACGTCCGGCAGGGCAAATTCGGCAAGGAGCGATTGCTGCCGCTGGATCATAGCGTCGTGCAACGGCTCGAAAGCTACGGCCGCGAGCGGGACCGGCTGCTCGGGCGCAGGCCGGGAGCATTCTTCGTGACCTGCGAGGGGCATCGTCTTGGCGATTGCAGCGCCCGCTACAACTTCGCGCATGTGTGCCAGCAGATTGGGCTACGAGAGCCGCAGCTTTATCTTCGACATGGCCGTGGGCCGCGCATTCACGATCTTCGCCACACCTTCGCGGTGCGGACCATGCTGAACTGGTACCGGTCGGGCAAAGATGTCAGCCGCGAGATGATCAAGCTCACGACATGGCTGGGTCATGCAAGCCCTGCCAATACCTATTGGTATCTGGAAGCGGTCCCGGAACTGCTGGAACTGGCTTCGTCCCGAATGACTGGCGTGGCGGCGGAGGCGGGAATCCGATGA
- a CDS encoding tyrosine-type recombinase/integrase, with translation MKATNFPALIQRFFTDRLSTQMEASRHTVAGYRDTFRLLIRYASSRCGKPPTKLTIEDLDADLVADFLTHVETARGNTARTRNTRLAAIRSFFRYVAMTDPSWLLHCQRILSMPNKRYVKRSVTFLDAQEIAALLAAPNRTIWVGRRDHALLLLALQTGLRASELINLRCKDVVLGTGAYIRCIGKGRKERSTPLRRDTAKLIQGWIGERRNSDGPLFPSIRGERLSRDALEHLVRKHCLAASRVCPSLAGKRVTPHTLRHSTAMELLHHGVDQSVIALWLGHESVETTQIYIHADMRLKEKALAQVASPETHTGRYRPSDELLAFLETL, from the coding sequence ATGAAGGCGACCAACTTCCCCGCGCTGATCCAACGCTTCTTCACCGACCGGCTCTCTACGCAAATGGAGGCGAGCCGCCACACCGTCGCTGGCTACCGGGACACATTCCGGTTGCTGATCCGGTATGCGAGTTCCAGGTGCGGGAAGCCGCCGACGAAGCTCACGATCGAGGATCTCGACGCCGATCTCGTTGCCGACTTCCTGACCCATGTGGAAACGGCGCGCGGCAACACGGCGCGCACCCGCAATACACGCCTTGCCGCGATCCGATCATTCTTCCGCTACGTCGCAATGACCGATCCGAGCTGGCTTCTTCATTGCCAGCGTATTCTCTCGATGCCGAACAAGCGGTATGTGAAGCGAAGCGTGACGTTCCTTGACGCTCAAGAGATCGCGGCGCTGCTCGCAGCACCAAATCGAACGATATGGGTGGGACGCCGTGATCACGCTCTGTTGCTGCTTGCGCTTCAGACCGGATTGCGAGCGTCAGAACTGATCAATCTGCGCTGCAAGGACGTGGTTCTTGGGACTGGCGCCTACATCCGCTGCATCGGAAAGGGGCGGAAAGAACGCAGCACTCCTCTTCGTCGCGATACAGCTAAGCTGATTCAGGGCTGGATAGGCGAACGCCGTAACAGCGATGGGCCATTGTTCCCGTCGATCCGGGGCGAGCGGCTCAGTCGCGATGCGTTGGAACACCTGGTGCGCAAGCATTGCCTAGCAGCATCACGAGTTTGCCCGAGCCTCGCAGGCAAGCGCGTCACGCCGCACACGTTGCGGCACAGCACGGCGATGGAATTGCTGCATCATGGTGTCGACCAATCCGTGATCGCTCTATGGCTTGGGCACGAATCCGTGGAAACAACCCAGATCTATATCCACGCCGACATGCGGCTGAAGGAAAAGGCGCTCGCGCAGGTTGCCAGCCCAGAAACGCATACCGGGCGTTATCGCCCAAGCGATGAGCTGCTCGCTTTCCTCGAAACGCTCTGA
- a CDS encoding DUF2958 domain-containing protein — protein sequence MILLTDTQRTQLLANGRQPNVDHVPIVKFFNPFGAGVWLATELEANGDTMFGLADIGYPELGSWSFEELRSIRLPFGMGIERDLLFIGDFPISVWADAARETGSIRDAERLLYRSARPLTRKSSDTETRRS from the coding sequence ATGATCCTCCTGACTGATACACAGCGCACGCAACTTCTCGCCAATGGTCGCCAACCGAATGTCGACCACGTCCCCATCGTGAAATTTTTCAACCCGTTCGGCGCCGGCGTCTGGCTCGCGACCGAACTGGAGGCGAACGGCGACACCATGTTCGGCCTTGCCGATATCGGCTATCCCGAGCTGGGCTCTTGGAGTTTCGAGGAACTGCGCTCGATCCGGCTACCCTTCGGCATGGGTATCGAGCGGGATCTGCTCTTCATCGGCGACTTCCCGATCTCGGTTTGGGCGGATGCGGCGCGGGAGACCGGCAGCATCCGCGATGCCGAGCGCCTGCTATACCGCTCAGCTCGTCCCTTGACCCGGAAATCCTCCGATACGGAGACCCGGCGTTCCTGA
- a CDS encoding ParB/RepB/Spo0J family partition protein, which yields MATATQKITLSSSRDIPFNKLVLSQSNVRRVKAGISVEALAESIVRRGLIQSLHVRPELDAEGKETGLFEVPAGGRRYRALELLVKQKRLNKTAPVPCIVSEAGDDILIDEVSLAENIERAPLHPLDQFRAFQALREKGMGEEEIAAAFFVDAKVVKQRLRLVSVAPALLDVYAEDGMTLEQLMAFTVSEDHARQEQVWEAIKDGWQKEPYTIRRMLTETTVRASDKRALFVGIEAYEAAGGHVLRDLFQQDDGGWLQDPVLLDRLVGEKLKAEAETIAAEGWKWIEIAADFPYGHTSGMRRLAGTTIDLTEEECAKRAKLRDEFDELEAQYAEADELPDEVDARLGEIEEALEAFEDRPMRYDADQIGRAGVFVSIRHDGQLAVERGYVRPEDEVAAGSEDDDADGASPEGGEDGNVQRAVITVGGASAETDEDDEAETIRPLPDRLVSELTAHRTLALRDAVATNPHVAMTALLHRLVTDCFLPHSTRGCLEAHVREVHFPAQAEDLGESASAHSITDRHERWGDHIPADDAALWDWLTDQDEDTRMELLAHCVSFGVNALHEKPNPYSGMGVSQHGLDVRLSQANRLARATGLDMVAVGWRPTVSNYLGRVTKPRIIEAVREGAGERAAQLIDHLKKGDMANEAERLLAETGWLPEPLRMVDPDAEVDADADIDAEADDLPEFLAADGEEDDVTEDEDPQSMVAAE from the coding sequence ATGGCCACTGCCACTCAGAAGATCACCCTGTCGTCCTCGCGCGACATCCCCTTCAACAAGCTGGTGCTCAGCCAGTCCAATGTCCGACGCGTGAAAGCCGGCATCTCGGTCGAGGCACTGGCCGAGTCCATCGTCCGCCGCGGCCTGATCCAGTCGCTACATGTCCGACCCGAACTCGACGCGGAGGGCAAGGAGACCGGCCTCTTCGAAGTCCCTGCCGGCGGCCGCCGCTACCGGGCGCTGGAACTGCTGGTCAAGCAGAAGCGCCTCAACAAGACGGCCCCGGTGCCCTGCATCGTCTCGGAAGCCGGAGACGACATCCTGATCGACGAGGTCTCGCTCGCCGAGAACATCGAGCGCGCGCCGCTGCATCCACTCGACCAGTTCCGAGCCTTCCAGGCCCTGCGCGAGAAAGGCATGGGCGAGGAGGAAATCGCCGCCGCCTTCTTCGTCGATGCCAAGGTGGTGAAGCAGCGCCTGCGCCTGGTCTCGGTGGCGCCCGCGCTGCTCGACGTCTACGCCGAGGACGGCATGACGCTCGAACAGCTCATGGCCTTCACCGTGTCGGAGGATCACGCCCGGCAGGAACAGGTCTGGGAGGCGATCAAGGATGGCTGGCAAAAGGAGCCATATACCATCCGCCGCATGCTGACCGAGACCACGGTGCGTGCCTCCGACAAGCGGGCGCTCTTCGTCGGCATCGAGGCGTACGAGGCGGCGGGCGGCCATGTGCTGCGCGATCTCTTCCAGCAGGACGATGGCGGCTGGCTCCAGGACCCGGTGCTGCTTGATCGGCTGGTCGGCGAGAAGCTGAAGGCCGAGGCGGAGACCATCGCCGCCGAGGGCTGGAAGTGGATCGAGATCGCGGCGGACTTCCCCTATGGTCATACCAGCGGCATGCGTCGCTTGGCCGGCACCACCATCGACCTGACTGAAGAAGAATGCGCCAAGCGCGCAAAGCTCCGCGACGAGTTCGACGAGTTGGAGGCGCAGTATGCCGAGGCTGACGAACTGCCCGACGAGGTGGATGCACGGCTTGGCGAAATCGAGGAGGCGCTGGAGGCCTTCGAGGACCGGCCGATGCGCTATGACGCGGACCAGATAGGCCGCGCTGGTGTCTTCGTCAGCATCCGCCACGACGGTCAGCTCGCCGTCGAGCGCGGCTATGTCCGTCCCGAAGACGAGGTGGCGGCGGGTTCCGAGGACGATGACGCCGATGGTGCATCTCCCGAAGGCGGTGAGGACGGTAACGTCCAGCGAGCCGTCATCACCGTCGGTGGCGCCTCGGCGGAGACTGATGAGGACGATGAAGCCGAAACCATCCGGCCGCTGCCTGACCGTCTCGTCAGCGAATTGACCGCGCATCGCACGCTGGCGCTCCGCGACGCTGTGGCGACGAACCCGCATGTCGCCATGACGGCGCTGCTGCATCGTTTGGTCACGGATTGCTTCCTGCCGCACTCCACCAGGGGGTGCCTCGAAGCCCATGTCCGGGAGGTTCACTTCCCGGCGCAGGCCGAGGATCTGGGCGAGAGCGCTTCAGCCCATTCCATCACCGACCGGCACGAACGCTGGGGCGATCACATCCCAGCTGATGACGCGGCGCTCTGGGATTGGCTCACCGATCAGGACGAGGACACCCGCATGGAGTTGCTCGCCCATTGCGTCAGCTTCGGCGTCAACGCGCTGCACGAGAAGCCCAACCCCTATAGCGGCATGGGCGTTAGCCAGCACGGGCTCGACGTGCGCCTGTCCCAGGCCAACCGGCTGGCGCGGGCGACCGGTCTCGACATGGTGGCCGTGGGCTGGCGGCCGACCGTCTCCAACTATCTCGGCCGCGTGACCAAGCCGCGGATCATCGAGGCGGTGCGCGAAGGCGCTGGCGAGCGGGCGGCCCAGCTCATCGATCACCTGAAGAAGGGCGATATGGCCAATGAAGCCGAACGGCTGCTGGCCGAAACCGGCTGGCTGCCGGAGCCGCTGCGCATGGTGGACCCCGATGCCGAGGTCGATGCGGATGCCGATATCGACGCAGAGGCGGACGATCTGCCCGAGTTCCTCGCCGCAGACGGTGAGGAGGACGATGTCACCGAGGACGAAGACCCGCAGAGCATGGTTGCAGCGGAATGA
- a CDS encoding antitoxin of toxin-antitoxin stability system codes for MPEVIETTVYRLDELSVDAKDKARAWYREGGFDYDWYDAVYKDFQRIADILGIRLKTRTVRLMGSGTRQDPCIWFRGFWSQGDGACWEGFYSYRKNASAEIRSYAPLDATLHGIADALQAVQRRNFYQLRADASHQGHYYHEYCMAISVERDSPTYQDKTADAEDSVIEALRDLARWLYRQLEREYDYLSSDEVVDETIVANDYTFTEAGRRFG; via the coding sequence ATGCCTGAGGTCATCGAAACAACCGTCTATCGCCTCGACGAGCTCTCCGTGGATGCGAAGGACAAGGCGCGTGCCTGGTATCGGGAGGGCGGGTTCGATTATGACTGGTATGACGCCGTCTATAAGGATTTCCAGCGCATCGCGGACATCCTCGGCATTCGCCTCAAAACCCGCACCGTCCGTCTGATGGGCAGTGGCACGCGGCAAGATCCCTGCATCTGGTTCCGGGGCTTCTGGTCGCAAGGGGACGGTGCTTGCTGGGAAGGATTCTACTCCTACCGCAAGAACGCCTCGGCCGAGATCCGGTCCTACGCTCCGTTGGACGCAACGCTTCATGGTATCGCCGATGCCTTGCAGGCGGTTCAGCGACGCAATTTCTACCAGCTTCGCGCCGACGCCAGCCATCAAGGGCACTATTATCACGAATATTGCATGGCGATCTCGGTCGAGCGCGACAGTCCGACATATCAGGACAAGACGGCCGACGCCGAGGATAGCGTCATCGAGGCGCTGCGCGATCTCGCGCGCTGGCTCTACCGCCAGCTTGAGCGCGAATACGACTACCTGTCTTCGGACGAGGTGGTTGATGAAACCATCGTCGCCAACGACTATACCTTCACCGAAGCCGGTCGCCGCTTCGGGTGA
- a CDS encoding strawberry notch family protein — translation MNISSPVTDPVTPLAAAPTILAAANLLLPHLERGQRVDAAILRNAMETAFGVSDATGAWDWKLAYEACEVATVLFLRKYGKALFRKAESPAARLDPLAKIAGLLPTQTRRSEESQNFQQFSTPIPLGLAALAAAAITPDDVVLEPSAGTGLMAILAQTASGSLILNELAETRADLLSSLFPAFPVTRFDAAQIDDHLAPDAIPSTVVMNPPFSVMANVTGRMADAAYRHVASALARLAPGGRLVTITGANFGPEAPAWRNAFTRLQARGRVVFTAAVDGAVYAKHGTSIDTRLTVIDKLPAGDPSTFPASPGIAPDVATLIGWIGAQVPPRLPVTLPKAAALAATGTTKTVRGYLAHSAAKRAAVTPANDPEGVELTYETVDWTPPEGARLSDAIYEEYALQSLRIPDAQPHPTKLVQSAAMASVAPPKPSYRPMLPADIRERLSDAQLETVIYAGEAHADHLAGAWTVDEHFDNVSAAPEDAAGAVRFRRGFMLGDGTGAGKGRQSAGIILDNWLRGRRKAVWISKSDKLIEDAQRDWSALGMERLLVTPLSRFPQGKPITLTEGILFTTYATLRSDDRGEKVSRVKQIVKWLGSDFDGVIIFDESHAMQNAGGGKGERGDIAASQQGRAGLRLQHALPDARVVYVSATGATTVHNLAYAQRLGLWGGEDFPFQTRAEFVEAIEAGGVAAMEVLARDLRSLGLYTARSLSYDGVEYELVEHALTDEQRRIYDAYAAAFAVIHGNLDAAMEAANITGSEGTLNRQAKSAARSAFESTKQRFFGHLLTSMKTPTLIRSIEADLEAGHAAVIQIVSTGEALMERRLAEIPTEEWNDISVDVTPREYVGSYLQHSFPVQLYEPFTDSEGNLSSRPVFRDGQPVESREAVARRDEMLEQLGSLPPVPGALDQIVQRFGTDLVAEVTGRSRRIVRKGEGAAARLAVENRAPSANLAETSAFMDDQKRILVFSDAGGTGRSYHAELSARNQRLRVHYLLEPGWRADTAIQGLGRTNRTNQAQPPLFRPIATDVKAEKRFLSTIARRLDTLGAITRGQRQTGGQGLFRPEDNLESAYARDALRQLYLLIVRGKVEGCSLERFESATGLKLMDSNGIKDDLPPITTFLNRLLALTIELQGILFSAFEHLLEARIDGAIASGSYDMGLETLRAESFIVTDRQVIHTHPGSGAETRLLTLTEHRRNQPVTLDAALAELGDPRAKLLVNERSGRAAVQIPTTSVMLDDGEIERRIRLIRPMEAMNIPTRMMGETHWVEADRTAFSLAWDVELVDVPEFTDSILHMVTGLLLPIWKRLPQESSRVYRLQTDEGERIIGRRVSPAWAANAATSGVATSITPDEAYAALMEGRTIFDLAEGLQLRRSRVMSANRIELSGFTDTMRERLRAYGLFSEIISWKLRFFVPVDASGPKIIGKLFDRYPVERISEREAA, via the coding sequence ATGAACATCTCTTCTCCCGTGACCGACCCGGTCACGCCGCTGGCGGCTGCGCCCACGATCCTTGCTGCGGCCAATCTCCTGCTTCCCCATCTCGAACGCGGCCAACGTGTCGATGCGGCAATTTTGCGCAACGCGATGGAAACCGCCTTCGGTGTTTCCGATGCGACCGGCGCCTGGGACTGGAAGCTGGCCTACGAAGCCTGCGAAGTTGCCACCGTCCTTTTCCTGCGCAAATACGGAAAGGCCCTGTTCCGTAAAGCCGAGTCTCCTGCTGCACGGCTCGATCCGCTGGCGAAGATCGCAGGCCTGCTGCCGACCCAGACCCGCCGCTCCGAGGAAAGCCAGAACTTCCAGCAGTTCAGCACCCCGATCCCGCTGGGGCTGGCCGCTCTCGCTGCCGCTGCAATCACGCCCGATGACGTGGTGCTGGAGCCCTCGGCGGGCACCGGCCTGATGGCGATCCTGGCGCAGACCGCCAGCGGCTCCCTGATCCTCAACGAATTGGCGGAGACCCGCGCCGATCTTCTCTCTTCCCTCTTTCCGGCCTTTCCCGTCACCCGGTTTGACGCCGCCCAGATCGACGATCATCTGGCGCCGGACGCCATCCCCTCCACTGTCGTCATGAACCCGCCATTCTCGGTCATGGCGAACGTCACCGGGCGGATGGCCGACGCTGCGTATCGCCATGTCGCCTCGGCGCTGGCCCGGCTCGCTCCCGGCGGGCGGCTGGTCACGATCACCGGCGCTAACTTCGGTCCCGAAGCTCCCGCCTGGCGCAATGCCTTCACCCGCTTGCAGGCGCGAGGCCGCGTTGTGTTCACCGCCGCCGTCGATGGCGCAGTCTATGCGAAGCACGGCACCAGCATCGACACGCGGCTGACCGTCATCGACAAGCTGCCTGCCGGTGATCCGTCCACGTTTCCGGCGTCGCCTGGGATCGCGCCGGATGTCGCCACGCTGATCGGCTGGATCGGGGCGCAGGTTCCGCCGCGTCTGCCGGTTACGCTGCCGAAGGCGGCGGCGCTTGCGGCCACCGGCACCACGAAGACTGTGCGTGGTTATCTCGCCCACTCGGCCGCCAAGCGTGCCGCCGTGACTCCGGCCAATGATCCCGAAGGTGTCGAACTCACCTATGAGACGGTGGACTGGACGCCGCCCGAGGGCGCGCGCCTATCAGACGCGATCTATGAGGAATATGCGCTGCAATCTCTGCGCATTCCTGATGCTCAACCGCATCCGACGAAGCTAGTGCAATCCGCCGCCATGGCCTCGGTTGCGCCGCCCAAGCCTTCCTATCGGCCCATGCTGCCTGCTGACATTCGTGAGCGCCTGTCAGACGCCCAGCTTGAGACGGTGATCTATGCCGGGGAAGCCCATGCCGATCATCTCGCTGGCGCTTGGACAGTGGACGAGCATTTCGACAACGTAAGTGCTGCACCCGAAGATGCGGCAGGCGCTGTCCGGTTCCGTCGGGGATTCATGCTCGGTGACGGTACCGGCGCGGGCAAGGGCCGCCAATCGGCCGGGATCATCCTCGACAACTGGCTGCGCGGACGCCGCAAGGCGGTCTGGATCTCCAAATCCGACAAGCTGATCGAGGATGCGCAACGCGACTGGTCGGCGCTTGGCATGGAGCGACTGCTGGTCACGCCGTTGTCGCGCTTCCCTCAGGGCAAGCCGATTACGCTCACGGAAGGCATCCTTTTTACCACCTATGCCACGCTACGCTCCGATGACCGTGGCGAGAAGGTTTCGCGCGTCAAGCAGATCGTCAAATGGTTGGGCTCCGATTTCGATGGAGTGATTATTTTCGACGAGAGCCATGCCATGCAGAATGCCGGCGGCGGCAAGGGAGAACGCGGCGATATTGCCGCCTCGCAGCAGGGCCGCGCGGGCCTGCGGCTCCAGCACGCCCTACCGGATGCCCGTGTGGTCTATGTCTCGGCGACCGGCGCCACCACGGTTCACAATCTCGCTTATGCGCAGCGGCTTGGCCTCTGGGGCGGTGAGGATTTCCCGTTCCAGACCCGCGCCGAGTTTGTTGAAGCGATCGAGGCCGGTGGCGTGGCGGCGATGGAGGTATTGGCCCGCGACCTGCGATCTCTCGGCCTCTATACCGCGCGCTCGCTCTCCTATGATGGCGTCGAATATGAACTGGTCGAGCATGCGCTGACCGACGAGCAGCGCCGCATCTACGATGCTTACGCGGCCGCGTTCGCCGTGATCCATGGGAACTTGGACGCGGCAATGGAGGCCGCCAATATCACCGGCAGTGAAGGCACGCTGAACCGGCAGGCGAAGTCGGCAGCGCGGTCGGCGTTCGAGAGCACCAAGCAGCGCTTCTTCGGTCATCTGCTGACCTCGATGAAGACGCCCACCCTGATCCGCTCGATCGAGGCCGATCTCGAGGCAGGCCATGCGGCCGTCATCCAGATCGTCTCGACCGGCGAGGCGCTGATGGAACGGCGGCTGGCCGAGATCCCGACCGAGGAATGGAACGACATTTCCGTCGACGTCACGCCGAGGGAATATGTCGGCTCGTATTTGCAGCATTCCTTCCCGGTGCAGCTCTACGAGCCCTTCACCGACAGCGAAGGCAATCTCTCCTCGCGGCCGGTTTTCCGGGACGGCCAGCCGGTCGAAAGCCGCGAAGCCGTGGCCCGGCGCGACGAGATGCTCGAACAGCTCGGCTCGCTGCCGCCGGTCCCCGGTGCGCTCGACCAGATCGTCCAACGCTTTGGCACCGATCTGGTGGCGGAGGTCACAGGCCGCTCACGCCGCATTGTGCGCAAGGGCGAAGGTGCAGCGGCACGCCTCGCAGTCGAGAACCGGGCGCCGTCCGCGAATCTTGCCGAGACCTCGGCCTTCATGGACGACCAGAAGCGCATCCTCGTGTTCTCCGACGCCGGCGGCACTGGGCGCAGCTATCACGCAGAGCTTTCGGCGCGGAACCAGCGTCTGCGGGTGCATTACCTGCTCGAACCCGGCTGGAGGGCCGATACCGCCATTCAGGGCCTCGGGCGCACCAACCGCACCAATCAGGCGCAGCCGCCACTGTTCCGGCCTATCGCCACGGATGTGAAGGCCGAGAAGAGGTTTCTTTCGACCATTGCCCGCCGCCTCGATACGCTCGGTGCGATCACGCGCGGACAGCGGCAGACCGGTGGTCAGGGGCTGTTCCGGCCAGAGGACAATCTGGAGAGCGCCTATGCCCGCGATGCGCTGCGCCAGCTCTATCTGCTGATCGTGCGCGGCAAGGTCGAAGGATGCTCGCTCGAGCGCTTCGAATCCGCCACCGGCCTGAAACTGATGGATTCGAATGGCATCAAGGACGACCTGCCACCGATCACCACCTTCCTCAATCGCCTGCTGGCGCTGACCATTGAGCTTCAGGGCATCCTGTTCTCGGCCTTCGAGCACTTGCTGGAAGCCCGGATCGACGGGGCCATCGCGTCCGGCTCCTATGACATGGGGCTGGAAACGCTCAGGGCCGAAAGCTTCATCGTCACCGATCGTCAGGTGATCCACACTCATCCGGGCTCCGGCGCGGAAACCCGGCTCCTGACCCTCACCGAGCACAGGCGCAACCAGCCGGTGACGCTGGATGCCGCGCTGGCGGAACTCGGCGATCCGCGCGCGAAGCTGCTGGTCAATGAGCGGTCCGGTCGGGCGGCGGTGCAGATCCCGACCACCAGCGTCATGCTCGATGATGGCGAGATCGAGCGGCGCATCCGGCTGATCCGGCCGATGGAGGCGATGAACATTCCCACCCGCATGATGGGCGAGACTCATTGGGTGGAAGCCGACCGCACGGCTTTCTCTTTGGCCTGGGATGTCGAACTGGTGGACGTGCCGGAGTTCACCGACAGCATCCTGCATATGGTGACGGGGTTGCTCCTGCCGATCTGGAAGCGCCTGCCGCAGGAGTCGTCCCGCGTCTATCGGCTCCAGACCGATGAGGGCGAACGGATCATCGGTCGCCGCGTCTCGCCCGCATGGGCGGCGAACGCCGCCACCAGCGGGGTTGCGACCAGCATCACGCCGGACGAAGCCTACGCTGCACTGATGGAAGGCCGGACGATCTTCGATCTGGCCGAAGGACTGCAACTGCGCCGGTCCCGGGTGATGAGCGCAAACCGGATCGAGCTTTCCGGTTTCACTGACACCATGCGCGAGCGGCTTCGCGCCTATGGCCTCTTCAGCGAGATCATCTCGTGGAAGCTGCGCTTCTTCGTGCCGGTCGATGCATCCGGGCCGAAAATCATCGGCAAGCTCTTCGACCGCTATCCGGTCGAGCGCATCTCCGAGCGGGAGGCAGCGTAA